One part of the Anaerolineales bacterium genome encodes these proteins:
- a CDS encoding class I SAM-dependent methyltransferase, whose product MSELPRLYAGLYASFRADLPFWRRLASAAGSPVLELGSGTGRVAAHLARQGLAVTGIDSDPDMIAWAEQHRPPSLPASLAYRLSDMTRFRLPDRFRIALCPCNTLSLLPLSQARRSLRCARRHLLPGGIFAAELPLPRDLRAQDLDPSQPLAAFREPQTQRPVQVYARQRWDAGRRSANIEWLLDELLPDGGVVRHSYWQRLHLWEPGEIQDAVREAGFAGSSLLGGYEGEKYDEHSRRMLVVAIAP is encoded by the coding sequence ATGAGCGAGCTACCGAGACTGTATGCCGGGCTGTACGCATCATTCCGAGCCGATCTCCCCTTCTGGAGGCGGCTGGCCTCCGCCGCCGGGTCTCCCGTGCTCGAACTCGGCAGCGGCACCGGCCGGGTGGCGGCGCATCTTGCCCGGCAGGGCTTGGCCGTCACAGGCATCGACTCGGATCCGGACATGATTGCCTGGGCGGAGCAGCACCGGCCGCCTTCGCTTCCCGCCTCCTTGGCCTACCGGCTGAGCGACATGACTCGCTTCCGGCTCCCGGATCGGTTCCGCATCGCCTTGTGTCCCTGCAATACCTTGTCCCTGCTCCCGCTGAGCCAGGCCCGGCGCTCCCTTCGCTGTGCCCGCAGGCATCTGCTGCCCGGCGGCATCTTCGCGGCCGAGCTCCCCCTCCCCCGTGACCTTCGCGCCCAGGACCTTGACCCCTCGCAACCGTTAGCGGCCTTTCGCGAACCCCAGACTCAGCGGCCGGTCCAGGTCTACGCCCGCCAGCGGTGGGATGCCGGCCGGCGGTCCGCCAACATCGAATGGCTGCTGGATGAGCTTCTGCCTGACGGCGGCGTGGTCCGTCATAGCTACTGGCAGCGCCTGCATCTCTGGGAGCCAGGAGAGATTCAGGATGCGGTCCGGGAGGCGGGTTTCGCCGGCAGCAGCCTGCTGGGAGGCTACGAGGGGGAAAAGTACGACGAGCATTCCAGGCGAATGCTCGTCGTTGCGATTGCGCCCTAG